The genomic region CGTCTGGCGCCGCCGCGCGCACCCGGTACCGATCGCTGCGGCGCCGTTTGCTGCGGCCAGTCAATACTCGGCCACCGGCGTCGAACTGCGCATGACCCAGGATCTGAGCGACGCCGTAGAAGCACATGAGGCGATGGAGCAGACGGCACCGGCTCATTCAGCTCACGGGTAAAGTCTACGAGTTGTCTGGATCAACCCTTCGCAACCGGGTCATCCACCGCGGGCGCCTTGACCGGAACCGGCTCAATCCCCCAGTCGCCGTGCAGATACCAGTCCTCGCCGAGCATCTCGGCAGGATGCATGGTGCGATCTGCACCGTTACCACAGGACAGCGCGTTGGTTGCGCAATAACGGTCGCAGCCCCAGCAGATACGCTCGGGATGCTTGGGATTGATGGGAAAGGGCTTGGCCATGGCATTCCTTGCAAGGCAAACGGAAGTGGCTTTCAACCTAGCGTGCCGGGCGCGCGGGCACCTTGATTTCGATCAAGAATGGGCAGTACCAGGCCGTCTCTCAAGGCACGACGGCGGTGGTGGCCTGAAGCCCCGAGGGTTTCCTTGCTGAAATCAAACACCTTCGGTACGGCTCTGCACTACCCAGGCCAACGCCAGGACGGCTCACTGAGGTGCTCGGCGAAGAAGTCCGAGAGTGCGCGGATCTTCACCGGCCGTGTACGCGCCGATGGCGTCACGAAGTACAGGCCGCCATGGGTCATGCTCCAGTCAGGCAGCAGGCGCACCAGGCGACCGTCCGCCAGGTATTCGCTGGCAATGAATTCCGGCAGTTCGGCAATTGCCAGCCCTTCCAGCAACACCGGAATCATCGCATTGGAGTTGGTCACCCGCAGTGGGCCATTGGGCACGACGTCTTCTTCGACGCCATTGTCCTGGGTGAACCGCCACACCTGGGTCCGCGCCCGATAGGCATAACTGAGGCACCGCCGATTCGCCAGATCACGCGGATGCTGCGGGCGACCGTGCTGTTCCAGATAGCTGGGGGACGCCACCAGGAACTGGGTCACCGCGCAGAGCCGCCGGGCGACCAGGGAAGAGTCCGGCAACGCGGCGATCCGCAAGGCAGCATCAAAGCCGTCGGCAATCAGGTCCACCGAGGCGTCCGACAGGTGCAGGTCGACCGACAACTCCGGATAACGACGGATCAGCTCCGGCAGCAGCGGTGCCACCCAGCGCAGGCCGAACACCATCGGAATCGCCAGGCGCACCTGGCCACGCGGTTGCACCGACAGTTCCTGGGCTTCGCTTTCTACCTCTTCGGCCTGGCGATAGATGTCCCCGGCCTTGGCCGCCATGCTCAAACCGAACTCGGTGAGTGACAACTGACGCGAGGTGCGATTGAACAGCCGGCCGCCCAATCGCTCTTCCAGCCTGGCCACGGCGCGCGACACCGTCGGCACCGACACGCCCATGACCCGGGCAGCAGCAGCGAACGATCCTTCTTCTGCGACCTTGGCGAACATCGCCAGGCCTTCGAAATCGGGCAATTTGCTCATTTCATTTCTGCAACGATAAGTTTCAGGCAATTCTATTTTGAAAAAATCGACCCGTCGATAAGCTTCTCCCACACCGCAACCACTTACCGAATCGGAGAAACATCATGACTGGCAAACTTGAAGGCAAAATCGCAGTTGTCACCGGCGGCACCACCGGCATCGGCCTGGCGACCGCCAAACGCTTCGCCCAGGAAGGCGCCCACGTCTACATCACCGGCCGCCGCCAGGCCGAACTGGACGCCGCCGTGGCCCAGGTCGGCAACGCCACCGGCGTCCAGGTCGACTCGACCCGCCTCGACCAGCTCGACGCCCTCTACCAGCGTATCCAGGCCGAGCGCGGCCACATCGACGTGCTGTTCGCCAACGCTGGCGGCGGTTCGATGCTGCCACTGGGACAGATCACCGAAGAGCATTTCGACGACACCTTCGACCGCAACGTCAAAGGCGTGCTGTTCACCGTCCAGAAAGCCCTACCGCTGCTGGCCAACAACGCTTCGGTGATCCTCACCGGCTCCACCGCCGCCAGCTCCGGCACCGCCGCCTTCAGCGTGTACGCCGCGTCCAAGGCTGCCGTGCGTGCGTTCGCCCGCAACTGGATCCTCGACCTGAAAGACCGCAATGTCCGCGTCAACACCATCAGCCCTGGTGCCACCCGCACGCCTGGCCTGGTCGACCTGGCCGGCCCGGACGCGGCGCAGCAGCAAGGCCTGCTGGACTACCTCGCGTCGCAGATCCCGCAAGGACGCGTAGGTGAACCGGAAGAAATCGCCAGCGCCGCACTGTTCCTCGCCTCCAGCGACGCCAGCTTCGTCAACGGCACAGAACTGTTCGTCGACGGCGGCCAGGCGCAGATCTGATCTGATGAGATTGGCGACCACGTGATCTCCGGCCATCGCATGCTGACGGTCAGCCAATCTCGCAACACTTGGTAAAGAGACGAAACGACTTTCCGAAAATACGCCGGTTTCCTACGTGTTATCGGCATGGGAGAATATTGTGTGCGTCTACGGTGGTGACTAGAGTCCAAGGGTCGCTGCACATTCAGCGACCGGGCTTGGTAACCCGGATTTGAGTAGGCGCACAGCGCCGCGAAAGTGGCTTTTTTGTGTTCGCTGTTATGGCGGGCTGTGCGCAGGAGGCTTCGCCTGCCGGTTCCTATTCACCGGTTTACCAACCTGCGTACAGTTCGCCACCCCTTCGCTTGGTAACGAAACGTGGCGGGCTCCTTACCCGAATAGGAGATTCTTCATGACCAAGAAAATCACCCCCGCCCCACCTAGCAGCACTTCCAGTCTTGAAGAGAAAGCCGCATACCTGAGCCAGGTCATGCATGACTCGCTGGCCCAGATCGAATCCAGGCCATCGCCGCCTGAAGAGCCGACACCGCTTGAAACGCTCGGCACCACCGCCTTCAGAAACGTCGAGCCCGGCAACACCTCCACCCCGCCGCTGTTCTGCGTCACGCCAGGCGTTAGCGCACAGATCGGATTGACTCAGGTGTCGGAACTGCTGCGATCCGCCGAATTGAACGCCGACGAAATCTGCCCGCGCCTGGAGGGTTTTGAACGGGACCTGATGATGGGGCTGGTCCACGCAGTCGGCCTGTCACGGGCCGTGGTGGATGCATTGCTCGATGGGGTGCCCATACCTGCCTGAGTGCGCTGGACTCTGCTGGCTGATACGGGTCTTGTGTGGTGCCTGCTGGCCTCTCGCGGATCCACTCAAAAAGACAGCAGCCCGTGCCGCACCAGATACACCAGCATGCCGATCAAGCCACAACCGAACAGCACCGGAATCACCCCACGCTTGAACCTGAACAGGGCAACGGCGGCCGCTACGCAGATGATCAGCGACGGCCAGTCGGTACCGTGCTCGATGCCGTTCGGCCAGAACACGTGGTAGGCGAAGAACAGCGCCAGGTTGACGATCACCCCGACCACCGCCGCAGTGATGGCGGTCAACGGCGCGGTGAACTTCAGTTCGTTGTGGGTGGATTCCACCAACGGCCCGCCCGCCAGGATGAACAGGAAAGAAGGCAGGAAGGTGAACCAGGTCACCAGGCTGGCGGCCACCGCCCCGGCGAGAAACGGCTGGTCGGCACCAAACATCGGCTGCACGTAGCCGCCGACGAACCCCACGAACGCCACCACCATGATCAACGGCCCCGGCGTGGTCTCGCCCAGGGCCAGGCCGTCGATCATCTGGGTGGGCGACAGCCAGCCATAATGGCCGACCGCCCCCTGGTAGACGTAGGGCAGCACCGCGTAGGCGCCGCCGAAGGTCAGCAAGGCGGCCTTGGTAAAGAACCAGCCCATTTGCGTCAGCGTTCCCTGCCAGCCGAAGGCGGCGGTCAGCAGGCCCATGGGCAGCGTCCAGAGCACCACGCCGATCACCAGCAGACGCAACAGATGCCCCCAGCGAAAGCGTGCGTGCTCGGGCGTGGGTGTGTCGTCGTCGATCAACGCGGGGCCATGGCTCGCCTTCGCCGCGGCATGCCCACCGCCAATGACGAACTGGCCCGGCAGGAAACGTCCGCCCAGGTAACCCAGCAACGCCGCCTCCAGGACAATGGCCGGGAACGGCACATCGAGGGCAAAGATCGCGACGAAGGCCGCCGCCGCGATGGCCCATAACCAGGCATTCTTCAGCGCTCGCGAACCGATCCGGTGGGCGGCGTGCAGCACGATGGCGGTGACGGCAGGCTTGATCCCATAGAAGAGGCCGGCCACGACCGGCACCTCGCCGAACGCCACGTAGATCCAGGCCAGGGCGATCAGGATGAACAACGACGGCAGCACAAACAGTACCCCGGCGATCACCCCGCCCCAGGTGCGGTGCATCAGCCAGCCGATGTAGGTGGCGAGCTGTTGCGCCTCCGGGCCCGGCAGCAACATGCAGTAGTTGAGGGCATGCAGGAAGCGCCGCTCGCTGATCCAGCGGCGGCGCTCGACCAGTTCCTGGTGCATGATCGAGATCTGCCCGGCGGGGCCGCCGAAGCTGATGAAGCCGAGCTTCAACCAGAACAGGAAGGCTTCGAACAGGCTCACGGGTGGCCTTGCCTCGGCCGCCGGCCCAGCGGCATGTACAGTGGAGTCAGTCATGGTTTTTCTCGTCGTTTGCAAAGGCAACCAGAAGGCCATCGAAGATACCGCTCGCAGCCAGCAACAGTTGGTCATCGTCAATCAGGCTTTCGCGCAGTCCCGCCAGCACCCGCTCGATGCCGGGCGCTTCGGCCGGCTGGTGGCCGCCCACATCCAGATAGTGAACGAGCGCCGCGATACGCTTCAGCGCCGGGTCATCGAGCTGGAAACTGGCCAGCAGGTTTTCGAAGGTGACACGCTCTGCGACGTGGCTGAAGGTCGCCCCATCGAAATCGAATCCCAGCGCGTCGGCCGGGCAATCGCTCGGGGCGTCCAGCCAGAGAATTTCAGCGGTTCGGTCGATGAAACGGCGAATCAGCCAGGCGCTGGCAAGGCGGTCTACCCACGGCCGCTTGCGGGTGGCCCAACGGCGGTTCTGGAAGTCCGCGATGGCCAACAGACGCGGCGTTTCGTCGCCACGACTGGGCTCGTCCGCCGACAGCGCGCGGCTGATCGCCGTTTCCAGCCCTTGCAGGGCCTCATCAGTCTGTTGCCGGGCTGGCGTGGGGAAGAAATCGATCATGCCGATCTGCGCGAAGCTCTTGCGCAGCTTGCGCACCTGTCGGGCGGTCTGCAGGGCGTTCTCGCTGATCAGCTCACGCTGACAGGCCGCGATCTCCTCGCGCAGTCTGGTGTACTCGTCACTGCGGTCGAACAACGGGACAAATCGCTCGCCGTCATCGTCGACCCGCAACAGGTAGGCGGTGCCGTTGATGGCCAGGACTTCGCGCTCTACCGACTCCAGAGCCTCCCGCCCCGCCGGCTGGTCGGGCAACAGGTACACGCCATCGCGAAGCACGCTGGCGCCACAGGCTTTAAGGGCCCGCCAGGCCCGCATGCGTTCGGTCGAGTTCGCGGTGGGGAGGCCGAGTACGAGAAGAAGCCAACTCATTATGTAGAGGCTCAAACATAATTTGTTATGAACTCTACTTTATCAGCGTTCTCAAGTTCTACAAGCCGCTCAAAGCGACAGGATCATTTCATGCCAGGCCATGCCACCGTGATCCGATGGCGACGGCCGTACGTACTCATAGCCCATCTTGCGGTACAACTCGACGTGCTGTTCCTTGCACATCAGGTGGATGGTCTGCTTGTCCAACGACTTCATGCGCGCGATGAACTCGTTCATCAGCAGTTTGGCGTAGCCCTTGCCCTGATGCGCAGGGTCGACCACCACCGACATGATCACCACGTTCGGCGCCAGCGGATCATGGCCAACCAGTTCCTTGAACGCCTCGTCGGACATCACCACCTCATGGGCGCAGCCGCTGTTGATGAAGCCGGCGATGTCGCCGTCTGCCTCAAGCAGCAGGAAACCCTGCGGGTACTGGGTGATGCGGGTGCGGATCTTTTCCAGGGTAGCGGCTTCATCACCCTCATAGGCGCCAATTTCGATCTCGTAGCAGCGCTCGGCGTCTGGGGCGACAGGTTGGCGAAAATGCGGGGTACTCATGAATGTGTTCCAGAAAGTGAATCAAAGATCACATCATGTTATCAGCATCGTCCCCGTCTAATCGTATGCCTCCTCCCTGAGCAGGCAGAACTCGGGGCTCAACAACGACCTGATTGGTGCAGAGCGCTGCGTAGCATCCACATAGAGCAACACGTCATACTCGGCAAACCGTGCTTCAACAGCCTCCCCATCAAAAGGGTCGAGATTGTTTTTCAACACGAAGGATTCTTCTTCGCCGGCCTGAAACCGGTAGTAGATCCCAGCCTGATATGAGCTTTCCCTTTCTTCGAAAGTACAGCCCAAGGCACTTTCGACTTTCGACCGGGCATCCATAAGGCTCAGGCCCTTGAGGCCATACAACGCATAAATACTCATCACACTCACTTCGGCAAAATGACACTGGGGGCCCGGCTGGTTGCCAGAGCGACTGAGCCAAAAATCATGAAGTTGACTTCCCGTCCTGCCTGCCGGCTCAATCGATCCGCCAGATCATCCAGGCCCAATCGCTTGAGATCCCTGGCAGCGAGTGGCCCCGTACGCCGGCCGCCACTTCTGAGTCCAATGCCCAGGGACTCGGCCTTTTCCAGGATTGTCGGGCCGGCCAGCGCCACATCGAAATCGCTGATCCGGCGAACATCAAAGGCCTGCCCTGTGCGGAAGTTCTTACCCGTTACAGCGCTGCCCTGAAGAATCGGCTCGACATTATCATAGCCAGCACTGGACAAGCCCTCGCGGACACTCACGCCAAAACGACACAACGCCGACGTATTGGCAAACCCACCGAGCAGGCCATTGAAAACAGGTGGTTTGATCGAGCTGGACGGCTCAATGACCTGGCATCCGGCAACGTTTGCCGCACCTTGCAATCGATTGGCAACCGTCCCATCGACGCAAGGCACTGCCTTGAGGCTTGAGGGCGTTACAGCCGGTACAGGCCTGGGCGCACGTTGCAGTATCGAAGAGTAGGTCTGCGTATTGCGAACCGTCTCAAGCGACCGACCCAATAAGGTGACATCACACCGGGCGCGCTCGATCGGCGGCCCGGAAATCGACTGCACGGACGCACCGCCCAGCCCACCCCGAATATCAATTGGCATGTTGCTCGTACCTTGCGGCACTTGCGAAAAGCCCCGAACGACGCTTTCAGCAACAGTGCGAAGACCAAGCCCATAAAATCCCTACTTCAACAGATGCCCTCTTGGCCGATTCACGTTGAAACGCCAGAGCGGTCGATCTGGATAACGACCGCCCCGTGGCAGAATCCGGTTTCAACGCAATGGCAAAAGACTATAAGCAACGCCTGGGTCGTACCGTCAAAAAACGCCCCTGCCTACTGACCCCAGATGCAAAATTCCAGCATCGCAAAACACAAAACCTACAAGAGAAGGTAAAAGCCTGACGGAGCCCGGCTGCCAGTCAGCGAGTCTTGAACACCCCACTGAGCACAAACGCATACCGCTCCGGCCGGATGAAGAACGTCGTGCGATCACAGCAGCGGTCGTCGTCGAACCAGGAGGTGCGCTCCATCACCAGCAGCGCCGTACCGCGCTTCACTCCCAGATGCGCGGCCAGGGCCTTGTCCGCCTCGCGGGCACGGATGGCCATGTCGGCGCGGATCACCGCGCGTCCGGTGGTGCGCTCCAGCACCGAATACAACGGCACCTCTGCCATCTCCTTCCAGTCAACCTCCCGCAGCTCGTCCGTGAGGTAGCTGCAGGCATAGGCGATAGGTTCCTGATCGACCCAATGCAGGCGCTCGACCTTCACGCAGTGGTCATCGAACAGCAGCCTGAGCTCCTCGGGCACCGGGATGCGCGCATGCCCCAGCATGTTCATGGTCGGCTGCAGTCCTTGCAGCAACAACGACTCATGGAAGCTGCGCAAGGCATCCAGGTTGTGCCGCACTTGCTGGGCGGCGACGAAGGTGCCCTTGCCCTGCTTGCGCTCCACCACGCCCTCTTCTTCGAGCTTGCCGAGCGCCAGGCGAATGGTCACCCGGCTGACGGCGAAACGCGCCATCAATTCGGCCTCGGACGGCAGCTTGCCGTCGATGCCGTAATGGCCCTGCTGAATCTCCTGCAGCAACTGCTGGACGATCTGTTCGTAGAGGGAGGTGGCGCTTGCTCGCTGAAGAGTCACGTGATTACCGATCCGTTGGAATGAATGAAGTCGAGTGATGGCGCTTCGCTTCTAAGGTTATGACCATTTCGTCTTGGGACAACTTGTATTAATACGTATTATATCAGGCATTGACTATTCTAGATGACTCGGTGCCGCTTGCCATGTCCCATGCCGAACTTTACCTGCCCCCCGATGCGCTGAGCGTTCGCGATGTCGAATTTGCTTACCCGAACGGGCATGCCGTCTTCAAGGGACTGAGTCTGCGGGCCAGCCCCGGTGAGTTCGTGGCCATTCTCGGCCCGTCGGGCTGTGGCAAGACCACCCTGCTCAACCTGCTGTCCGGTTTTCAGAAACCGAAAGCCGGACAGGTGCTGGTCAACGGCCAGGCCACCCAGCCGGAGTTGCCCAGGCTCGGCTATGTGTTCCAGAGCCCGCAACTGTTCCCCTGGCTCAGCGCCCTGGAGAACGTGCGTTTCGGCCTCAAGCTCGCTGGCCGCGGTGATGCTGGGCAGCAACGCCGGCAGGCCTTGAAATACCTGCGCCTGGTCGGTCTGGAACACGCCGCGAACCAACTGCCGCGCCAGCTCTCCGGCGGCATGCAGCAACGTGTTTCGCTGGCCCGCGCCCTGGTGCTGGAGCCCGAAGTGTTGCTGATGGACGAGCCGTTCGCCGCCCTCGACGCGATCAGCCGCGCGGCGATGAACGAGGAAACCCTGCGGCTGTGGTCCACCCTCGGCCAGACCGTGCTGTTCATCACCCATGACATCGACGAGGCGGTGTTTCTTGCCGACCGCGTGGTGGTCATGAACATCGCGCCCGGCGGCCTTCACAGTGAACTGAGCATTGATTTGCCGCGCCCGCGCAGCAACCTGGAAACCCGCCGCTTGCCGGCGTTCCTCGACTACCGCAATGAGCTGATGGCGCGCATCAGCGAGGTCATGGCCGCGTCGCCCCTGCGCATCGACTCCACCCACTGATAACGAGCCCCGCATGATCAAGAAACTGCTCCTGCCCGTCGCCCTGGCGGCATCCTCCTGGCTGGCGTGCGCCCAGGCCGCCGAACCGCTGCGCATCGGCTACGTGTTCGCCATGGCCAACGCGCCGGTATTGATCGCCGACAAGCTCGGCTACTACCGCGACGAGGGCCTGGACGTCGACCTCAAGGCCCTGGGTGACGGCCCGGTGATCCAACAGGCCCTGGCCGCCCACGAACTGGATGTCGCCTACGTCGGCGCGCCACCGGTGTACCAGTGGTACGCCCGTGGTCTGAAAAGCGTGATCCTGGCCAAGGTCAACTACGGCCAGGCCGCCGTGCTCGCCGGCAGCAACAGCCCGATCCACGACCTGGCCGACCTCAAGGGCCACAAGCTGGCCGGGGTGAAGAAAGGCAGCGGGATGGACGTACTGTTGCGCGGCTACGTACTGGGCGAGCGCGCCGGGCTGAATCCGGACAGCGACCTGGACATCGTCGACATGCCGCCGGGCAACATGAATGCCGCGCTCGACCGAGGTATCGTCGATGCCGCGTTTTCCTGGGAACCTTTCGTCAGCCAGGCGCTGTTGCGGGGCTCGGCGCGCCTGCTGCTGGACGTCAACCAGGCGCTGCCGCATTACCCCTGGTACGTGGTTATCGGCTTGCCGGAAACCCTGCGTGATCGTCCCGACGACGTGGTGAAGCTGCTGCGCGCCCATCGCCGCGCCATCGCCTACCTGAACGAGCACCCGAACGAATCCAACGCGATCATCGCCGAGGCGTTCCGCCTGGAACCGGTGCAACGTCCCGACGGCAGCCAGGCCGATGGCCGGGCCATCGTCGCCGAAGCCCGCAAGCGCCTGGGCTGGTCGGCCGAGCTGAGCGATGCCGACCAGCAATTCATCGAGCGGCTGATGGGCTACTCCAACACGCTCAAGTTCATGAACACCACCGTGCCCCTCAAGGACCTGGTGGACACCTCCTACCTGCAGAAAGCCTCGCGCTGAGTCGCCCATGAAATTGCCAAGGCCCAATTGGGGCTGGGCTTCGCTGCCCTTTCTGCTGCTGGTCTGGATCGCCCTGGCCAGCCGCTTCCCGAGCTATGTGCTGCCGCAACCCTGGGTGGTCGCCGCCGAGGCGCTGCGCTGGATCGACGATGGCTCGCTGTGGAAGCAGTTTCGCGCCAGCGCCCTGGAGGAACTGGTCGGTTTCGGCAGCGCGGCGATCGTCGCGGTCATCGTCGGCACCGCCGCCGGCCTGTCGCGGCGTCTGCGCGAGTTCGTCGCGCCGCTCAACAGTCTGTTCATGGCGATCCCGCCGATCGCCTGGGCGCCGCTGATCCTGATCATCTTCGGGCTGGGGTTCTTCTCGATCATGCTGGTGATTTTCATCGCTGCCGTATTCCCGATGATCGTCACCCTGCAGGAAGGCGTACTCGGCATCCGCGACGGTGAAGTGCGCGCGGCCCGTACCCTGGGCGCCACCGCGCTGCAACTGCTGGTGCATGTCTACCTGCCAGCGTCGTTACCGTTCCTCACCGCCGCACTGCGCATCGGTTTCAGCCAGGGCTGGCGCGCGCTGGTGGCCGCCGAAATGATCGGTGCCTCTCAGGGCATCGGCTGGATGGTCTCGATGGGCGGCCAGATCGGCAACAGCAGCCAGGTGCTGCTGGGCATTGTCATCATCGGCCTGCTCGCCTGGCTGATGGAAAGCCTGGTGTTCCGAAGGCTGGAACATCACTACCAATCCTGGCGGGCCGCTTGAGGCGCCCTGCTGCTCCCTTTTTTCTTCACGACGTCCAACGAGGTATTTCCGTGAGCCAGACCTTCGATCCCCGTGATGCCGGCGAGTACATCGCGCCGAGCGGACTCTACGCCCGCAACAAGGCGCTGCCCTTCCTTGGCAGCATCCGTTGCGACCGCCAGACCCTGGTCGCCGGCCAGTGGGACGAGATCACCTTCGTCTACGAAGTCGGCGCCAGTGGCCTGGCCGACGGTGCCTGGCTCAAGCTGGCGTTCAAGTTCTATTCGGACTGGGCGTTGTTCCAGACCTCCAACCCGAGCGCCGCCAACTACGTCAGTGCCGAGTACCAGGCCGGCGAACTGGTGCCGGGCCAGAGCCCGGCCACGGTGCAGCACCTGAAGGTGCGCTTCGACCAGAAAGGTCATGAGCGGCCCTTCCAGAAGGCCATCCTGATCGACATCGTCGACGGCTACCTCAACCCCGGCGACCGCATCATCATCCGTCTCGGCGACCGTCGCCAGGGTGGCGCTGGCACCCGCGTGCAGAGCTTTGTCGAGAAGGACTTCCGCTTGCGGCTGTTCATCGATCCGCTGGGCAGTTCCAAGTTCGCCGAAGTACCGGGCGACCTGTTGCTGGACATCGTCCCCGGCGCGCCGGAGCGGTTGCAGGTGATCGCACCACGCCTGGTCGGCGCAGGCCAGCCGTTCGACATCCTGCTCCGGGCCGACGACGCCTGGGGCAATACCTGCCGACACACCCCGCTGGCGGGTGAACTCAGCCTGGCCGGGCCCGCCGCGCAAATGCAACGCCTGCCCTTCACCCTGGCCAGCGACGGCTGGGCCATCCTGCGGGTGCCGTCCATCGAGCTGGAGACGCAAGGCGAATGGTCAATCCAGGCCGTCACCGATCAGGCCGGCGTCCAACCGGCCTCGGCGTTCGTCAACGTCGACACGGCGCTCGACACCCTACGGCCGCTGTATGCCGACCTGCATGTCCACTCCGACGATACCGTGGGTACCAATGACACCCTGTACAACCTGAGCTACGGCCGCGATGTCGCCGGTCTGGATGTGCTCGGCTACACCGCCAACGACTTCAACATCACCGAACAACGCTGGGACGCGGCGGTCAAGCTGATCCACGAACTCAACGAACCGGGACGTTTCGTCTGTTACCCAGGCACCGAGTGGTGCGGCAACTCCTGCGCCGGTGGCGACCGCAACGTGGTATTCCTCCACGAGGGCAAGCCGGAGTTCCCGTTCGACGCCCAGGGACGCCTGGTGCGATCCTTCGAGTGGAACGAGTTCACTGCCGGCACCATCAAGCCCGGCACCTGGCCGGTGGATGAGCTGTACGCGGCCTACGCGCACAACCCGGAAGGCCACCTGATGATGCCCCACGTCGGCGGCCGGCGTTGCAACCTCGATTGGCACCACCCCGAGCTGGAGCGCCTGGTGGAAGTCGGCTCGGCCTGGGGCCAGTTCCACTGGGTCTACGCCGAGGCCCTGCAACGCGGCTACCGCGTCGGCGCTGCTGCCAACAGCGACGAGCACCAGGGGCGTTGCGGCGGCGGTGTACCGGCCACAGCGGTATTCGGCTCGCGCGGCGGCCTGACCGGCGTGATCGCCGAAACTTTCGACCGCGCCGGGGTTGGCCGTGCCTTGCGCGCCCGCCATACCTTCGCGACTACCGGCGAACGCAGCCTGGCGACACTAAGGCTGGGCGAGCACCTGATGGGCGATGTGGTGACGGTCAACGGCGAAACGGCCCTGGACTACCGCCTGCTGGGCGATGCCGGCTGGGAACAGATCGAACTGTTCCGTGGCGAGCAACCTATCTGGTCGCGCAACCTGCATGCCGAGGCAGGCTTGTCGTCACGACGGATTCGCCTGCGCCTGGGCGGTGCGCGGATCAAGGATCGCTATCGCGGTGCCTACTGGAGCGGCGAGATCAGCCTCACCGGAGCCACCCTCAACGCCTTCCGCTTCCTCGGTGCCGACCACCCCGAACAGGTGGCATGGCGCAAGGACGCCACCACCCTGGCGCTGAAGACCGACACCAACGGCGACACCGATAGCCTGGAAATCGATATTTCGCAG from Pseudomonas asplenii harbors:
- the chrA gene encoding chromate efflux transporter, yielding MTDSTVHAAGPAAEARPPVSLFEAFLFWLKLGFISFGGPAGQISIMHQELVERRRWISERRFLHALNYCMLLPGPEAQQLATYIGWLMHRTWGGVIAGVLFVLPSLFILIALAWIYVAFGEVPVVAGLFYGIKPAVTAIVLHAAHRIGSRALKNAWLWAIAAAAFVAIFALDVPFPAIVLEAALLGYLGGRFLPGQFVIGGGHAAAKASHGPALIDDDTPTPEHARFRWGHLLRLLVIGVVLWTLPMGLLTAAFGWQGTLTQMGWFFTKAALLTFGGAYAVLPYVYQGAVGHYGWLSPTQMIDGLALGETTPGPLIMVVAFVGFVGGYVQPMFGADQPFLAGAVAASLVTWFTFLPSFLFILAGGPLVESTHNELKFTAPLTAITAAVVGVIVNLALFFAYHVFWPNGIEHGTDWPSLIICVAAAVALFRFKRGVIPVLFGCGLIGMLVYLVRHGLLSF
- a CDS encoding LysR family transcriptional regulator, giving the protein MSKLPDFEGLAMFAKVAEEGSFAAAARVMGVSVPTVSRAVARLEERLGGRLFNRTSRQLSLTEFGLSMAAKAGDIYRQAEEVESEAQELSVQPRGQVRLAIPMVFGLRWVAPLLPELIRRYPELSVDLHLSDASVDLIADGFDAALRIAALPDSSLVARRLCAVTQFLVASPSYLEQHGRPQHPRDLANRRCLSYAYRARTQVWRFTQDNGVEEDVVPNGPLRVTNSNAMIPVLLEGLAIAELPEFIASEYLADGRLVRLLPDWSMTHGGLYFVTPSARTRPVKIRALSDFFAEHLSEPSWRWPG
- a CDS encoding GntR family transcriptional regulator, whose amino-acid sequence is MTLQRASATSLYEQIVQQLLQEIQQGHYGIDGKLPSEAELMARFAVSRVTIRLALGKLEEEGVVERKQGKGTFVAAQQVRHNLDALRSFHESLLLQGLQPTMNMLGHARIPVPEELRLLFDDHCVKVERLHWVDQEPIAYACSYLTDELREVDWKEMAEVPLYSVLERTTGRAVIRADMAIRAREADKALAAHLGVKRGTALLVMERTSWFDDDRCCDRTTFFIRPERYAFVLSGVFKTR
- a CDS encoding SDR family NAD(P)-dependent oxidoreductase, coding for MTGKLEGKIAVVTGGTTGIGLATAKRFAQEGAHVYITGRRQAELDAAVAQVGNATGVQVDSTRLDQLDALYQRIQAERGHIDVLFANAGGGSMLPLGQITEEHFDDTFDRNVKGVLFTVQKALPLLANNASVILTGSTAASSGTAAFSVYAASKAAVRAFARNWILDLKDRNVRVNTISPGATRTPGLVDLAGPDAAQQQGLLDYLASQIPQGRVGEPEEIASAALFLASSDASFVNGTELFVDGGQAQI
- a CDS encoding ABC transporter ATP-binding protein, which gives rise to MSHAELYLPPDALSVRDVEFAYPNGHAVFKGLSLRASPGEFVAILGPSGCGKTTLLNLLSGFQKPKAGQVLVNGQATQPELPRLGYVFQSPQLFPWLSALENVRFGLKLAGRGDAGQQRRQALKYLRLVGLEHAANQLPRQLSGGMQQRVSLARALVLEPEVLLMDEPFAALDAISRAAMNEETLRLWSTLGQTVLFITHDIDEAVFLADRVVVMNIAPGGLHSELSIDLPRPRSNLETRRLPAFLDYRNELMARISEVMAASPLRIDSTH
- a CDS encoding DUF3079 domain-containing protein, translating into MAKPFPINPKHPERICWGCDRYCATNALSCGNGADRTMHPAEMLGEDWYLHGDWGIEPVPVKAPAVDDPVAKG
- a CDS encoding chromate resistance protein ChrB domain-containing protein; this encodes MMSWLLLVLGLPTANSTERMRAWRALKACGASVLRDGVYLLPDQPAGREALESVEREVLAINGTAYLLRVDDDGERFVPLFDRSDEYTRLREEIAACQRELISENALQTARQVRKLRKSFAQIGMIDFFPTPARQQTDEALQGLETAISRALSADEPSRGDETPRLLAIADFQNRRWATRKRPWVDRLASAWLIRRFIDRTAEILWLDAPSDCPADALGFDFDGATFSHVAERVTFENLLASFQLDDPALKRIAALVHYLDVGGHQPAEAPGIERVLAGLRESLIDDDQLLLAASGIFDGLLVAFANDEKNHD
- a CDS encoding DUF6124 family protein, whose translation is MTKKITPAPPSSTSSLEEKAAYLSQVMHDSLAQIESRPSPPEEPTPLETLGTTAFRNVEPGNTSTPPLFCVTPGVSAQIGLTQVSELLRSAELNADEICPRLEGFERDLMMGLVHAVGLSRAVVDALLDGVPIPA
- a CDS encoding GNAT family N-acetyltransferase — translated: MSTPHFRQPVAPDAERCYEIEIGAYEGDEAATLEKIRTRITQYPQGFLLLEADGDIAGFINSGCAHEVVMSDEAFKELVGHDPLAPNVVIMSVVVDPAHQGKGYAKLLMNEFIARMKSLDKQTIHLMCKEQHVELYRKMGYEYVRPSPSDHGGMAWHEMILSL